TAGGATCTATCTCTATTTTGATTTCTTTAATCGAGTAGCCCAACAGTTTATCAAGAATATCTTTGATTAGATAGGCTTTTGAAGAGCATATATTATAAACCTCGCCAGGTTTTGCGTGCTCCATAAGCAACCAGAAGGCATGGACAACATCTCGCACATCTGTAAAATCCCTTCTTGTATTGAGATTGCCAACTAGCATTTTATTTTCTTTCTTGTTAACCTCAAGCTCTGCGATTCGGCTTGCAAAATCAGAACAAACGTCATTTACTTTCCTAGGACCGGTTGTATTGAATATCCTCGCTCTAACAGTATGAATATCAAAATTTTTAAAATACTGGTATGCGAGCAAGTCTTGCGCTACTTTACTTACACCATAAGGGTGGAGCGGTAATAAGGTATGCTCCTCTTTCACAGGGACCTCTTCCGGGGTAACGAGACCGTACTCAGCGCTAGAGCAGGCAACTAGGATTTTTGGGTTGAGTTTTGTTCTCCTAACAGATTCGAAGATATTGATAGTCCCGATAACGTTCGTTTCTACAGTGCCTGTAGGATCAAGCCAAGAAACTGTAGGAAAACTTTGCGCTGCTAGATGAAATATTAAATCAGGAAAGACTTTTTTTATTATCTTTTCTACGATATTTTTATTACGAATATCGCACTGGATTATTTCTATTCGGTCTTTTATATGGTTTATATTGTTTGTCTTTCTCTTATGTAGCACTGTTCCTGCAACGGAAATATTTCTGCTTAAAAGCTCCTCTGCAAGCCATGACCCGATAAACCCGTTTATTCCTGTGATTAAAACTCTCATAGTCTTTTCATAATAACTAAATAGTTTATAATAGTTTCTCCTTTAATCTCTCGCGGAATAACTGCGATAGCCCCTTTGTAACCACAGACCATTCATATTTTTTAATTATTGTTTCTCTTGCATTTTTTTCCAACTCTCTCATAAGTTCTGGGTTTGTGCTTAATGACTTTATGGCACTATCGAACTGTCCTAAGTCTGAAATGAGAAATGGCTCTTTCTCATACTCTATTCCTCTTGCGCCCAAGCTTGTTGTAACAATCGGCATGCCGTAAGCCATATACTCAAGCATTTTCACATTCACACCTGCCCCATGCATGATGGGATTGATTGCAAGCTCGCTTGTTCTTAATAACCTATCTTTCTTTTCTTCAGAGATTAACCCATAAAGCTCAACATTTTTTTGTTTCTTCTTCACCTCGATGCAGCATCTTCCAGCAATTCTAAATGTGAACTCAGGCAGTTTTGGCGCCAATGCATCATTTATAAATTTTGCAGCTTCAAAATTTGCAAAGTAAGTGCCGCCGATGAAAAGAACTGTTCTGTCTATAACATTTCTATCCTTTTCTGGAAGGCTTACTCCGTTTGGTACAATGTGAATTTTTGATTTATCTATCCCATATAAACTGAGAAAAGATTCTTTCTCCTCTTTAGACGTGGTTAAAACAATATCGCTCTCTTCGCAAGCCCTCTTTTCCAAAGCAAATATTTTAGGTAAGAGCTTTTTTTCTAAAATGCTAGAATAGACCTGTTTTTTTAAAATATATTCTACATTATGGGCATCGTAAACAATTAATTTTTCATTCCCGTTTCTTACCTTACTCAACAGGGGAAAATGCCAGCAGCCTTCGAAAACAAGAATTTCACTTTCATTTGCATGCTCTAAATAGCGGCTCAGTAGAGAAGGAGAACGTCTGCACGTCCAAGCTAGCGCCGGATCAAATAAAGGCTTTTTTGTGAGGAAGTATCCCAAAGCTCCAATTGCTGTTGTTATCATCCCTGGGATCTCAAGTAGGCTAAAGCTCTTGCTAATAGTATACTCTCTTAGCTTCGTAATTGCCCCACTATGTCCAATCAAGACAACATCAAAATCTTCGCTTAGATATTTTAATATATAGTACGACCTGTGTGCACATCCTATCGGAGGGTACACTTTATCATGGCCGATAGAAGTTATCTTCATATATTCCGAAACTGTTCTCAGAATAAATAATATATTGGTTTTGCATAGAGAAGTTTTTTAGTGCCGAAAAGCATTTTAAAGCTAAGTCTATGAAAAAGATAGGTGTAGTCAATCTAAGATTCTATCCTGCCCTTGGTGGTGCGGAAACACTTATTTTAGAAATTTGTAAAAGATTAACTAACAAATTTGATATCACTATAATCACCTCAGATATAAAAACAGAGCTTCCTTACAAAAAATTAGCTGAAACTGAGATGATAGACGAATATCAGACCCTAAAGATAGAAAGACTTACCTCAAAACATCTTTTGCCTCTAGAAGGTTATGGCAATGTTTTAAGAGGTTTAAAAAAGGAATTAAAGAATTTTGACATCATTCATACATACGGTTACGGTTATTATCACACAGATAGGTCTATAAGAGTTGCAAAAAAATTTAATATCCCATCAGTTTTTACACCTTTATTACACAAAGCTTTTTTCGCAAAGCACAAATTCTTAAGGTCGATCTATGATTCTACGCGAGGGAAACGGACTTTAGAGCTTGCAAATAGAATAATAGGGCTCAGTAACGAAGAGAAAAAATATCTTAGTAAAAGGTTTGGAATAAGAGAAGATAAAATCACGGTTGTGCCCTGTGGAGTTGATTTGGAGAAGTTTAAAGATTTAGGTAAAGAAAAGGAGAATGAGCTCCTTTTTGTAGGCCGCCTTTCGCCAGTAAAAAGTTTAGAAATCCTTGTAAAAGCACTAGCTATAGTAAAAAAAGATATTCCTGACATAAAACTTAAGTTAGCAGGCGAAGATTGGGGCGTGAAAGAAAGTCTGAGAAATTTAGCTCTGGAACTTGGCGCAACTGAAAACATCGATTTTTTGGGCAAAGTATCTAATGATAAATTGATAGACCTTTACAACGAGGCAAAACTTTTCGTTACCTCTACAAAATAT
The Candidatus Thermoplasmatota archaeon genome window above contains:
- a CDS encoding GDP-mannose 4,6-dehydratase; amino-acid sequence: MRVLITGINGFIGSWLAEELLSRNISVAGTVLHKRKTNNINHIKDRIEIIQCDIRNKNIVEKIIKKVFPDLIFHLAAQSFPTVSWLDPTGTVETNVIGTINIFESVRRTKLNPKILVACSSAEYGLVTPEEVPVKEEHTLLPLHPYGVSKVAQDLLAYQYFKNFDIHTVRARIFNTTGPRKVNDVCSDFASRIAELEVNKKENKMLVGNLNTRRDFTDVRDVVHAFWLLMEHAKPGEVYNICSSKAYLIKDILDKLLGYSIKEIKIEIDPKKLRPADEPIIMGDNTKLKAQCGWEPKIPIDKTLKDTLNYWRNIYSQEAQLKVRKK
- a CDS encoding glycosyltransferase family 4 protein, giving the protein MKITSIGHDKVYPPIGCAHRSYYILKYLSEDFDVVLIGHSGAITKLREYTISKSFSLLEIPGMITTAIGALGYFLTKKPLFDPALAWTCRRSPSLLSRYLEHANESEILVFEGCWHFPLLSKVRNGNEKLIVYDAHNVEYILKKQVYSSILEKKLLPKIFALEKRACEESDIVLTTSKEEKESFLSLYGIDKSKIHIVPNGVSLPEKDRNVIDRTVLFIGGTYFANFEAAKFINDALAPKLPEFTFRIAGRCCIEVKKKQKNVELYGLISEEKKDRLLRTSELAINPIMHGAGVNVKMLEYMAYGMPIVTTSLGARGIEYEKEPFLISDLGQFDSAIKSLSTNPELMRELEKNARETIIKKYEWSVVTKGLSQLFRERLKEKLL
- a CDS encoding glycosyltransferase family 4 protein translates to MKKIGVVNLRFYPALGGAETLILEICKRLTNKFDITIITSDIKTELPYKKLAETEMIDEYQTLKIERLTSKHLLPLEGYGNVLRGLKKELKNFDIIHTYGYGYYHTDRSIRVAKKFNIPSVFTPLLHKAFFAKHKFLRSIYDSTRGKRTLELANRIIGLSNEEKKYLSKRFGIREDKITVVPCGVDLEKFKDLGKEKENELLFVGRLSPVKSLEILVKALAIVKKDIPDIKLKLAGEDWGVKESLRNLALELGATENIDFLGKVSNDKLIDLYNEAKLFVTSTKYESFGISILEAIACGTPVVASNVGGIPEVIGNCGLLCERSPEDFAQNILKILKDSALYSKCKENTRTWCENFSWDVIAEKISNIYSEVLR